A single window of Methylacidimicrobium sp. AP8 DNA harbors:
- a CDS encoding IS1634 family transposase, which produces MYVQEVRTCQRGKVYRSVLVRESYRVGKQVKTRILSNLTRMPVEVQQAVRALLQGKKLVPLDGLEGQEALDYGGIAVLEQAWQRFGLDQVLSGVGSERKGRLLKAMIFGRILFPSSKLALREEAGGTLLAKVCGLEEKDLEEDDLYRAMDGLNGVWSGIEKKLYREAQPEGASLVLYDLSSVYFEGDGPEGLAQYGYSRDHRQDRRQVLLAVATDARGIPIHVEVLRGNRAESTTLTGLLVTLRRRLGIREATFVFDGGMKSRWNLEMLTGMELEYVTRSTGTKLQEIVRRLPKDRQLWLTDRTRVMEIEHQGVRYVVAGGEWRAMRDRERRQSRIARGEEELRQIAKATRKGADPVELGSRIGRPMFGEKRPF; this is translated from the coding sequence AGGGGCAAAGTCTACCGATCCGTTCTTGTCCGGGAGTCGTATCGGGTGGGCAAGCAGGTCAAGACCAGGATCCTGTCCAATCTGACCCGGATGCCGGTGGAGGTCCAGCAGGCGGTCCGAGCGCTGCTGCAGGGGAAGAAGCTGGTGCCCCTGGACGGACTGGAAGGGCAGGAAGCTCTGGATTACGGAGGAATCGCGGTCCTCGAGCAAGCGTGGCAGCGATTTGGACTCGATCAGGTTCTTTCCGGGGTGGGTTCGGAGCGGAAGGGGCGGCTTTTGAAAGCGATGATCTTTGGACGGATTCTCTTTCCCTCTTCCAAGCTCGCCCTTCGGGAGGAAGCAGGCGGGACGCTTTTGGCTAAGGTATGCGGACTGGAGGAGAAGGACCTGGAAGAAGACGATCTCTACCGGGCGATGGATGGGCTCAACGGCGTTTGGAGCGGGATCGAGAAGAAGCTTTACCGGGAAGCCCAACCAGAGGGAGCGAGCTTGGTGCTCTATGACCTTTCGAGTGTCTACTTCGAGGGGGACGGCCCCGAGGGATTGGCGCAGTACGGCTACAGCCGGGATCACCGGCAAGATCGGCGGCAGGTGCTTCTTGCGGTCGCCACCGATGCCCGGGGGATCCCGATCCATGTGGAGGTCCTGCGGGGGAACCGGGCGGAGAGCACGACGCTGACGGGGCTCTTGGTGACTCTCAGACGCCGACTCGGGATCCGAGAGGCTACCTTCGTCTTCGATGGCGGGATGAAGAGCCGGTGGAATCTGGAGATGCTCACCGGCATGGAGCTTGAGTACGTGACCCGATCAACTGGGACCAAGCTCCAGGAGATCGTTCGGCGACTTCCCAAAGATCGGCAGCTCTGGCTGACGGATCGAACCCGGGTGATGGAGATCGAGCACCAAGGGGTTCGCTACGTCGTTGCCGGCGGGGAGTGGCGCGCGATGCGCGATCGGGAGCGGCGGCAGAGCCGCATTGCCCGAGGAGAGGAAGAGCTGCGCCAGATTGCCAAGGCAACGCGCAAGGGAGCAGACCCGGTCGAGCTCGGCAGCCGGATCGGCCGGCCCATGTTTGGTGAAAAGCGGCCTTTTTGA